Proteins co-encoded in one Aspergillus fumigatus Af293 chromosome 6, whole genome shotgun sequence genomic window:
- a CDS encoding SRF-type transcription factor family protein, protein MAAKKGTLGKRKKNTSRAKSQQRTRRRDCLFRKAFEYCCECDADISLMIRLKHNGQTFVFNSDSRWPVAQGDIFLQYPKPKTITWQDLAARYTTERTNSSSANDQAKSGTRPSISPKGDQPSISPKGDQT, encoded by the exons ATGGCGGCAAAGAAAGGGACGCtcgggaagaggaagaaaaatACATCGCGAGCAAAAAGCCAACAGCGAACCCGACGAAGAGACTGTCTGTTTCGGAAGGCATTTGAGTACTGCTGTGAGTGCGATGCGGACATCTCTTTGATGATCCGACTGAAGCATAACGGTCAAACATTTGTGTTCAACTCGGATAGCCGCTGGCCTGTTGCGCAAGGAGACATC TTCTTGCAGTATCCAAAACCGAAGACTATAACCTGGCAAGATCTCGCAGCAAGATATACAACGGAACGAACGAACTCAAGCAGCGCAAATGATCAAGCCAAGAGTGGGACCAGACCTTCTATTTCGCCGAAAGGGGACCAACCTTCTATTTCGCCGAAAGGGGACCAAACTTGA
- a CDS encoding putative C6 finger domain protein, producing MEKEPLKSTFPSVSYRVLQIPRLLFLGLRAPSHGTQSAVLREHAWDADKKRPNVTATNHVINVSFSKPLASMPRGRKTESKELEEQIDVYDQLLRRLRFNVDVHDREVTDRVLNRFNPSSFLDTRGNLERGKAMA from the exons ATGGAGAAAGAGCCTTTGAAATCGACTTTCCCTTCAGTATCCTACAGAG TCCTACAAATTCCAAGGTTGCTATTCCTCGGATTGCGCGCTCCCAGTCACGGAACGCAGTCCGCCGTGCTAAGAGAGCATGCCTGGGATGCAGACAAAAAAAGGCCAAATGTGACGGCCACCAACCATGTCATCAATGTGTCCTTTTCGAAGCCGCTTGCGAGTATGCCGAGGGGAAGGAAGACAGAATCAAAAG aacttgaagaacagATTGATGTGTACGACCAGTTGCTGCGGCGGTTACGATTTAACGTAGATGTTCATGACCGAGAGGTGACCGATAGGGTTCTCAATCGG TTCAACCCATCCTCGTTTCTGGACACGCGAGGTAACTTGGAGCGGGGAAAAGCGATGGCCTGA
- a CDS encoding putative proline-glycine rich protein, with protein sequence MLHCWESQPAFPSRSGIDACFGVRIPRGKEVTCGPRHPAGLDAPYGVRTPRGTEATCGPRHPAGFDAPYGVRTPRGREATCGPRHPAGFDAPYGVRTPRGTDATCGPVYPAGVDAPYGVKTPRGTEATCGPGCPAGVNHPWEDTCYWEERLIGARLQMVRARLIWVPRHFRRAFRSRLYRRRWTFSPTVIALHLQILSTSFSEETPTKFFRGLAK encoded by the exons ATGCTGCATTGTTGGGAATCGCAGCCGGCTTTTCCAAGTCGAT CTGGAATTGATGCTTGCTTCGGAGTGAGGATCCCGCGTGGAAAAGAAGTAACGTGCGGACCTAGGCATCCAGCTGGACTCGATGCTCCCTACGGAGTGAGGACCCCACGTGGAACAGAAGCTACGTGCGGACCTAGGCATCCAGCTGGATTCGATGCTCCCTACGGAGTGAGGACCCCGCGTGGAAGAGAAGCTACGTGCGGACCTAGGCATCCAGCTGGATTCGATGCTCCCTACGGAGTGAGGACCCCGCGTGGAACAGATGCTACGTGCGGACCGGTGTATCCAGCTGGAGTCGATGCTCCCTACGGAGTGAAGACCCCACGTGGAACTGAAGCTACGTGCGGACCGGGGTGTCCAGCTGGAGTCAATCATCCCTGGGAAGATACTTGTTATTGGGAGGAGAGGCTCATAGGTGCTCGCCTCCAGATGGTCCGGGCCCGTTTGATATGGGTGCCACGCCATTTTCGGCGCGCCTTTCGCAGCCGACTTTATCGGCGTCGGTGGACCTTCAGCCCCACCGTTATCGCCCTGCATTTGCAAATTCTTTCCACTTCATTTTCCGAAGAGACTCCCACAAAATTTTTTAGAGGCTTGGCTAAGTAA